The following coding sequences lie in one Lelliottia jeotgali genomic window:
- a CDS encoding L,D-transpeptidase YnhG, with amino-acid sequence MKRASIITLLLLSTFGGLNSASAMDYPLPPAGSRLIGQNQTYAIQEGDKNLQAIARRFNTAAQLILETNNTIAPIYPAPGTVITIPSQMLLPDTPREGIVVNLAELRLYYFPPGENIVQVYPLGIGQLGLETPVSTTRVSQKIPNPTWTPTPGIRARSLAQGIKLPPVVPAGPNNPLGRFALRLGIGNGEYLIHGTSAPDSVGLRVSSGCMRMNAPDIKALFEQARVGTRVQIINEPVKFSVEPDGRSYVEVHRPLAQVEGENPQTTPIVHNADFTSFATREGTDKVLIDKALSRRAGIPVAVTAGNGPSASANNPVLSVQNSRASAAVAESENAKEVVTQ; translated from the coding sequence ATGAAGCGCGCGTCGATAATTACACTTTTACTGCTTAGCACTTTTGGTGGTCTTAATTCTGCCAGCGCGATGGATTATCCGTTGCCGCCAGCGGGCAGCCGCCTTATTGGTCAAAATCAAACCTACGCCATCCAGGAAGGGGACAAAAATTTACAGGCGATTGCCCGACGATTTAATACGGCGGCGCAGCTGATCCTCGAAACCAATAATACCATTGCCCCTATCTATCCCGCGCCGGGCACGGTGATTACCATTCCGTCGCAAATGCTGCTCCCGGATACGCCGCGTGAAGGCATTGTGGTGAACCTCGCCGAGCTGCGACTCTATTATTTCCCGCCGGGCGAAAATATCGTGCAGGTCTATCCGCTCGGGATTGGTCAACTGGGGCTGGAAACGCCGGTGAGCACCACGCGTGTGAGTCAGAAAATCCCAAATCCAACCTGGACACCTACACCGGGCATCAGAGCGCGTTCTCTTGCGCAGGGTATCAAATTGCCGCCGGTAGTCCCGGCAGGCCCTAACAACCCGCTGGGGCGCTTCGCGCTGCGTCTGGGGATAGGTAACGGCGAGTATCTGATTCATGGAACCAGTGCGCCGGACAGCGTCGGTCTGCGCGTGAGTTCGGGCTGTATGCGCATGAATGCGCCAGATATTAAAGCGCTATTCGAGCAGGCTCGCGTGGGGACACGCGTGCAGATCATCAATGAGCCGGTAAAATTCTCGGTTGAACCTGATGGCAGAAGCTATGTGGAAGTGCATCGCCCGCTGGCGCAGGTCGAGGGCGAGAATCCGCAAACCACGCCAATCGTTCACAATGCCGATTTTACGTCATTTGCCACGCGTGAAGGCACTGACAAAGTGCTGATTGATAAAGCGCTGTCGCGTCGTGCAGGCATCCCGGTTGCGGTCACAGCGGGAAACGGACCTTCCGCATCAGCCAATAATCCGGTGTTGTCGGTGCAGAACAGTCGCGCCTCAGCGGCGGTGGCGGAAAGTGAGAATGCGAAAGAGGTGGTGACGCAGTAG
- a CDS encoding Glutamate Aspartate transport system permease protein GltJ, which yields MPALDWQGVLSGQPLQWIFSGFLTTLWVTLAGMIIASAFAVLFLLLRLAGGKTGNAIVAVWVSLFRNTPLLVQLLFWYFAAWNGLPRVFRDYINADHSWSILPGDVWWFTPEFLCSAWGLGVFTSAFLIEEIASGLQAVSSGQRQAALAQGFSSWQLFRYILLPQGLANAWQPVVGQYLNLMKLSSLASGIGFAELTYQVRQIESYNAHALEAFTVGTVLYLLTGVVLGLLLLKLGPTTAKRRPRQTAINTGSERA from the coding sequence ATGCCCGCCCTCGACTGGCAAGGGGTGCTTTCCGGACAGCCCTTGCAGTGGATTTTTTCCGGTTTTCTCACCACGCTGTGGGTGACGCTCGCAGGCATGATTATCGCCAGCGCGTTTGCCGTTCTGTTTTTGCTCCTGCGTCTGGCAGGCGGAAAAACGGGTAACGCAATCGTGGCGGTCTGGGTGTCGCTGTTTCGCAATACGCCGTTACTGGTCCAGCTGCTGTTCTGGTATTTCGCCGCCTGGAACGGGCTACCACGCGTGTTTCGCGACTATATCAACGCCGATCACAGCTGGTCGATTCTGCCGGGTGACGTCTGGTGGTTTACGCCGGAGTTTCTCTGTTCCGCCTGGGGGCTGGGGGTGTTCACGTCGGCGTTTTTGATCGAAGAGATCGCCTCGGGTTTGCAGGCGGTGTCATCTGGACAGCGGCAGGCGGCGCTGGCGCAGGGGTTTTCTTCCTGGCAACTGTTCCGCTACATCCTGCTGCCGCAGGGGCTGGCGAATGCCTGGCAACCGGTGGTAGGCCAGTATCTGAACTTAATGAAACTCTCGTCGCTTGCAAGCGGCATTGGCTTTGCTGAGCTGACCTATCAGGTGCGGCAAATCGAGAGCTACAACGCCCACGCGCTGGAGGCCTTTACCGTCGGCACCGTGCTGTATTTGTTGACTGGCGTGGTGCTGGGATTGCTGCTGTTAAAACTGGGGCCAACGACCGCAAAACGTCGCCCGCGTCAAACGGCCATCAATACAGGGAGTGAACGCGCATGA
- a CDS encoding Methionine ABC transporter permease protein translates to MLENLFPHLKVEQLWAATLETLYMTAISGVATFVLGIVLGLALFLTARGGLFHNRTVYSVISIVVNVFRSIPFIILIVLLIPFTKTIVGTILGANAALPALIVGAAPFYARLVEIALREVDKGVIEATRSMGARLSTLIFRVLLPESSPALVSGITVTLIALVSYSAMAGVIGAGGLGNLAYLEGFQRNHGDVTLVATVTILIIVFIIQFCGDVITSLLDKR, encoded by the coding sequence ATGCTTGAGAATCTTTTTCCGCATCTGAAAGTAGAGCAACTGTGGGCGGCGACGCTGGAAACGCTGTACATGACCGCGATTTCTGGTGTTGCGACCTTTGTTCTGGGGATTGTGCTGGGCCTGGCGCTGTTCTTAACCGCGCGCGGCGGGCTGTTCCACAACCGCACCGTCTACAGCGTGATTTCGATTGTGGTGAACGTTTTCCGTTCGATTCCGTTCATCATCCTGATTGTGTTGCTGATTCCGTTCACTAAAACCATCGTCGGCACCATTCTTGGCGCTAACGCTGCGCTCCCGGCGCTGATTGTCGGCGCCGCACCGTTTTATGCGCGTCTGGTGGAAATCGCTCTGCGCGAGGTGGACAAAGGGGTGATCGAGGCGACGCGTTCGATGGGCGCACGTTTGAGCACCTTAATTTTTCGGGTATTACTGCCGGAATCATCACCTGCCCTGGTATCAGGCATCACGGTCACGTTGATTGCACTGGTCAGCTACAGCGCTATGGCGGGGGTGATTGGGGCAGGCGGTTTGGGAAATCTGGCTTATCTGGAAGGATTCCAGCGCAACCACGGTGATGTCACGCTGGTGGCAACGGTGACCATTTTGATCATCGTTTTCATCATCCAGTTCTGCGGCGATGTCATTACTTCACTGTTAGATAAACGATAA
- a CDS encoding extracellular protein containing predicted 35aa signal peptide, with protein sequence MKKFMTVAALVAGMVSVSAQAETLTQKNISLTQANALASAAIQACSAKNYQVSVTVVDRAGVVKAVQRTDNAGPHTVKASEMKAFTALSTKNASGKVMESAQSNAGAQNMRDVPGFLLLAGGLPVKEGDEVIGAIGIGGAPGGQLDEACAQQALDGLKK encoded by the coding sequence ATGAAAAAGTTCATGACGGTCGCCGCGCTGGTGGCAGGAATGGTTTCGGTGTCAGCTCAGGCAGAAACCCTGACCCAAAAAAATATCTCTCTGACCCAGGCGAATGCCCTGGCGAGCGCGGCGATTCAGGCCTGTAGCGCCAAAAATTATCAGGTGAGCGTGACGGTGGTGGATCGTGCGGGCGTGGTGAAAGCGGTTCAGCGCACCGATAACGCCGGTCCGCACACGGTGAAAGCCAGTGAAATGAAAGCCTTCACGGCGCTCAGCACCAAAAATGCTTCCGGTAAAGTGATGGAATCCGCGCAGAGCAACGCGGGCGCGCAGAATATGCGTGACGTGCCGGGGTTCTTGTTGCTGGCGGGTGGTTTGCCGGTGAAAGAGGGCGATGAAGTGATTGGTGCGATCGGTATTGGCGGTGCGCCGGGCGGTCAGCTGGATGAGGCGTGTGCACAGCAGGCGCTGGATGGATTGAAGAAGTAG
- a CDS encoding Cystathionine beta-synthase, whose product MAIYHSVTELIGRTPIIQLHKLDTRLCSLFLKLENQNPGGSIKDRVALSMINEAERKGLLAPGGTIIEATAGNTGLGLALIAAQKGYTLVLVVPDKMSREKIFHLRALGAQVVLTRSDVNKGHPAYYQDYAQRLAQEIPGSFYIDQFNNEANPLAHSTSTAPELFEQLDGKIDAIVVGVGSGGTLGGLQAWFAQHSPHTEFVLADPAGSVLADQVESGRHQDAGSWLVEGIGEDFIPPLARIEGVHQAYRVTDREAFTTARDLLKTEGILAGSSSGTLLAAALRYCQAQTTPKRVVTFACDSGNKYLSKMFNDDWMRQQGLISRPQTGDLSDYIALRHDEGATVTAAPDDTLATVLARMRLYDISQLPVLDNGQVVGIVDEWDLVSHIAGDGERFALPVTQAMTRNVEVLDKHASESALKPIFDRGLVAVINDSNRFLGLITRSDVLTVWRNRLQQ is encoded by the coding sequence ATGGCGATTTATCATTCCGTCACCGAACTGATTGGCCGCACGCCAATTATCCAGTTGCACAAGCTCGATACACGCCTGTGCTCGCTGTTTTTGAAACTTGAAAACCAGAATCCGGGCGGTTCCATTAAGGACCGCGTGGCGCTGTCGATGATTAACGAAGCGGAGCGCAAAGGGCTGCTCGCGCCGGGCGGGACCATCATTGAAGCCACGGCAGGCAATACCGGGCTGGGGCTGGCGCTGATTGCGGCGCAAAAAGGTTACACGCTGGTGCTGGTGGTGCCGGACAAAATGAGCCGCGAGAAGATTTTCCATCTGCGCGCGCTGGGCGCTCAGGTGGTGCTGACCCGCTCAGACGTCAACAAGGGCCATCCGGCCTATTACCAGGATTATGCGCAGCGTCTGGCGCAGGAAATTCCGGGCAGTTTCTATATTGATCAGTTTAATAACGAGGCCAATCCGCTGGCGCACAGCACCTCCACCGCACCGGAGCTGTTTGAACAGCTGGACGGCAAAATCGACGCGATTGTCGTCGGTGTCGGTTCCGGCGGCACGCTCGGCGGGCTACAGGCGTGGTTTGCGCAGCATTCCCCGCATACTGAGTTTGTGTTAGCAGACCCGGCAGGATCGGTGCTGGCGGATCAGGTGGAATCGGGTCGTCATCAGGATGCGGGCTCGTGGCTGGTCGAAGGCATCGGCGAGGATTTCATTCCGCCGCTGGCACGTATCGAAGGGGTTCATCAGGCGTATCGTGTGACCGACCGCGAAGCCTTCACCACCGCCCGCGATCTGCTGAAAACTGAAGGTATTCTGGCGGGTTCTTCAAGCGGCACGCTGCTGGCGGCGGCGTTACGTTACTGCCAGGCGCAAACCACACCTAAACGCGTGGTCACCTTTGCCTGCGACAGCGGAAACAAATATCTGTCGAAAATGTTCAACGACGACTGGATGCGCCAGCAGGGGCTGATCTCCCGCCCGCAAACCGGCGATCTCTCTGACTATATCGCCCTGCGTCATGACGAAGGCGCGACCGTGACCGCCGCCCCGGATGACACCCTCGCCACCGTTCTCGCGCGTATGCGGCTGTACGACATTTCGCAGCTGCCGGTGCTGGACAACGGTCAGGTGGTCGGGATTGTTGACGAGTGGGATCTGGTCAGCCATATCGCAGGCGACGGTGAGCGCTTCGCCCTGCCCGTCACACAAGCCATGACCCGCAACGTCGAAGTGCTCGACAAACACGCCTCAGAGAGCGCGCTGAAACCTATTTTTGACCGTGGTCTGGTGGCCGTCATTAATGACAGCAATCGCTTCCTCGGCCTGATTACGCGCAGCGATGTCCTCACCGTCTGGCGCAACCGTCTTCAACAATAA
- a CDS encoding Methionine ABC transporter ATP-binding protein, with translation MIVLRNISKIFDNGKVALTAVDDVNLTVEQGQIYGIIGYSGAGKSTLIRLLNGLEKPTSGSVTISGQNISAAKGEELRQARLKISMVFQHFNLLWSRTVTENIAFSMQIAGVPKAKIKARVAELVELVGLTGRENAYPSQLSGGQKQRVGIARALANNPDVLLCDEATSALDPQTTDQILDLLFDINRRFKLTIVLITHEMHVVRKICDRVAVMENGKVVEEGDVLSVFTHPQKPITQQFVRQVSQYAEEEAFNPELANELEGTVIRLTFTGHSTHKPIVGELTLRYGVAFNILHGKMTQTAHGVFGQLWVHVVASEEQLNNILADLKHSDIEGEVIKHA, from the coding sequence ATGATAGTTCTGAGGAATATTTCGAAGATTTTTGACAACGGAAAAGTGGCGTTAACCGCCGTGGATGACGTTAATTTGACGGTTGAGCAGGGGCAGATTTACGGGATTATCGGCTACAGCGGTGCCGGAAAAAGTACGCTGATTCGTTTGCTGAATGGGCTGGAAAAGCCGACATCGGGCAGCGTGACCATCAGCGGCCAGAATATCTCTGCAGCCAAAGGCGAAGAACTGCGTCAGGCGCGCCTGAAAATCAGCATGGTGTTCCAGCACTTCAACCTGCTGTGGTCGCGCACGGTGACAGAAAACATCGCCTTCTCGATGCAAATCGCGGGCGTACCGAAAGCGAAAATTAAAGCGCGCGTTGCCGAACTGGTTGAGCTGGTCGGGCTTACGGGCCGCGAGAACGCCTATCCGTCGCAGCTCAGCGGCGGGCAGAAACAGCGCGTGGGCATCGCCCGTGCGCTGGCGAATAATCCGGATGTGCTGCTGTGCGATGAAGCCACGTCTGCGCTCGATCCGCAAACGACCGATCAGATCCTCGATTTGCTGTTCGACATTAACCGTCGTTTCAAACTCACCATCGTGCTGATCACTCACGAGATGCACGTGGTGCGCAAAATCTGTGACCGCGTGGCGGTGATGGAAAACGGCAAAGTGGTGGAGGAGGGCGATGTTCTGAGCGTCTTCACCCATCCACAAAAACCGATCACCCAGCAGTTTGTGCGCCAGGTCAGCCAGTACGCCGAGGAAGAAGCGTTTAACCCGGAACTGGCGAACGAACTGGAAGGCACTGTTATCCGCCTGACCTTTACCGGACACAGCACGCATAAGCCGATTGTCGGGGAACTGACCCTGCGCTACGGCGTGGCGTTTAACATTCTGCACGGCAAAATGACGCAAACCGCGCACGGCGTATTCGGCCAGTTATGGGTCCACGTGGTGGCATCTGAAGAGCAACTGAACAATATCCTCGCCGACCTGAAGCACAGCGATATTGAAGGCGAGGTGATTAAACATGCTTGA
- a CDS encoding Pyruvate kinase — MKKTKIVCTIGPKTESEEMLSKMLDAGMNVMRLNFSHGDYAEHGQRIQNLRNVMSKTGKKAAILLDTKGPEIRTIKLEGGNDVSLKAGQTFTFTTDKTVVGNSDIVAVTYEGFTTDLSVGNTVLVDDGLIGMEVTAIEGKNVVCKVLNNGDLGENKGVNLPGVSIALPALAEKDKQDLIFGCEQGVDFVAASFIRKRSDVTEIREHLKAHGGEKIQIISKIENQEGLNNFDEILEASDGIMVARGDLGVEIPVEEVIFAQKMMIEKCVRARKVVITATQMLDSMIKNPRPTRAEAGDVANAILDGTDAVMLSGESAKGKYPLEAVTIMATICERTDRVMTSRLDNSNDSRKLRITEAVCRGAVETAEKLDAPLIVVATQGGKSAKAVRKYFPNATILALTTNETTARQLVLSKGVIPHLVKEIASTDDFYRLGKEVALQLVDRGLARKGDVVVMVSGALVPSGTTNTASVHVL; from the coding sequence ATGAAAAAGACGAAAATTGTTTGCACCATCGGCCCGAAAACCGAATCTGAAGAGATGCTGAGCAAAATGCTGGACGCCGGCATGAACGTAATGCGTCTGAACTTCTCCCACGGCGACTATGCTGAACACGGTCAGCGTATTCAGAACTTGCGCAACGTGATGAGCAAGACCGGTAAAAAAGCAGCCATCCTGCTTGATACCAAAGGCCCTGAAATCCGCACCATCAAACTGGAAGGCGGAAACGACGTTTCCCTGAAAGCGGGTCAGACCTTCACCTTCACCACCGACAAAACTGTTGTCGGTAACAGCGACATCGTTGCTGTGACTTACGAAGGCTTCACCACCGACCTGTCCGTTGGCAACACCGTTCTGGTGGATGATGGCCTGATCGGTATGGAAGTGACTGCCATCGAAGGCAAAAACGTTGTTTGTAAAGTGCTGAACAACGGCGACCTGGGCGAAAACAAAGGCGTTAACCTGCCAGGTGTTTCCATCGCTCTGCCAGCTCTGGCTGAAAAAGACAAACAAGACCTGATCTTCGGTTGCGAGCAAGGCGTTGATTTCGTTGCGGCGTCCTTTATCCGTAAACGTTCTGACGTGACTGAAATCCGTGAGCACTTGAAAGCGCACGGCGGCGAGAAGATCCAGATCATCTCCAAAATCGAAAACCAGGAAGGCCTGAACAACTTCGACGAAATCCTCGAAGCATCTGACGGCATCATGGTTGCACGTGGCGATCTGGGCGTTGAAATCCCGGTTGAAGAAGTGATCTTCGCTCAGAAGATGATGATCGAGAAATGTGTGCGTGCACGTAAAGTGGTTATCACTGCCACGCAGATGCTCGACTCCATGATCAAAAACCCACGCCCTACCCGCGCTGAAGCTGGCGACGTGGCGAACGCCATCCTCGACGGTACTGATGCCGTGATGCTGTCTGGCGAATCCGCGAAAGGTAAATACCCGCTGGAAGCTGTGACCATCATGGCGACTATCTGCGAACGTACTGACCGCGTGATGACCAGCCGTCTGGATAACAGCAACGACAGCCGTAAACTGCGTATCACCGAAGCCGTTTGCCGTGGTGCCGTTGAAACTGCTGAGAAACTGGACGCCCCGCTGATCGTGGTTGCAACCCAGGGCGGTAAATCCGCTAAAGCCGTACGTAAATACTTCCCTAACGCGACCATTCTGGCGCTGACCACCAACGAAACCACTGCACGTCAGCTGGTTCTGAGCAAAGGCGTGATCCCACACCTGGTAAAAGAGATCGCCTCTACTGACGATTTCTACCGTCTGGGTAAAGAAGTCGCTCTGCAGCTGGTTGATCGCGGTCTGGCGCGTAAAGGTGACGTTGTGGTGATGGTTTCTGGTGCTCTGGTACCAAGCGGAACGACCAATACTGCATCTGTTCACGTGCTGTAA
- a CDS encoding Glutamate transport membrane-spanning protein, producing the protein MIAGLNVITENLDYLLWGRMSAGEPGGVLLTLLMALGAVVLALPGGIALAALAWRFPGMVRKTLFLWAELIRGIPLIFVIFWMWYLLPLLTGGDLPGALTVTLALAWFTAAAVMHSVLAGLRALPNGQYEAALTQGFGTQQTLWLILLPQVLRNILPSLLGIFISLLKDTSLAFIVNVPELTTVAGQVNNRVQIYPAAIFIFTGVVYYLLCCGLEQAAKRWRINQPAL; encoded by the coding sequence ATGATCGCCGGACTGAACGTGATTACCGAAAATCTGGATTATCTGCTGTGGGGCCGGATGTCTGCGGGCGAGCCAGGCGGCGTGTTGCTGACGCTGCTGATGGCGCTGGGAGCTGTGGTGCTGGCTTTGCCGGGTGGGATTGCCCTCGCCGCGCTGGCCTGGCGTTTTCCGGGCATGGTGCGCAAAACGCTGTTCCTGTGGGCGGAGCTGATTCGCGGTATCCCGCTGATCTTCGTGATTTTCTGGATGTGGTATTTGCTGCCGCTGCTGACTGGCGGTGACCTGCCCGGCGCGTTGACCGTGACGCTGGCGCTGGCGTGGTTTACCGCGGCGGCGGTGATGCACTCGGTGCTGGCCGGGCTTCGGGCCTTACCCAACGGACAATACGAGGCGGCATTAACGCAAGGATTTGGCACGCAGCAGACGCTGTGGCTGATCCTGCTGCCGCAGGTGTTACGCAATATTCTGCCGTCTCTGCTGGGGATTTTTATCAGCCTGCTGAAAGATACGTCGCTGGCCTTTATTGTCAACGTGCCGGAGCTGACGACCGTCGCCGGACAGGTGAACAACCGGGTGCAGATTTACCCGGCGGCCATTTTTATCTTTACCGGCGTGGTCTATTACCTGCTCTGCTGTGGGCTTGAGCAGGCAGCTAAACGCTGGCGCATTAACCAGCCAGCGCTTTAA
- a CDS encoding major outer membrane lipoprotein yields the protein MNRTKLVLGAVILASTMLAGCSSNAKIDQLSSDVQTLNAKVDQLSNDVNAIRSDVQAAKDDAARANQRLDNQATKYRK from the coding sequence ATGAATCGTACTAAACTGGTACTGGGCGCGGTAATCCTGGCTTCTACTATGCTGGCTGGTTGTTCTAGCAATGCTAAAATCGACCAACTGTCTTCTGACGTTCAGACTCTGAACGCTAAAGTTGACCAGCTGAGCAACGACGTGAATGCAATCCGTTCTGACGTTCAGGCTGCTAAAGACGACGCAGCACGCGCTAACCAGCGTCTGGACAACCAGGCTACTAAATACCGTAAGTAA
- a CDS encoding Sulfur acceptor protein SufE for iron-sulfur cluster assembly, whose amino-acid sequence MAALPDRDKLLRNFSRCANWEEKYLYIIELGQRLPALSEEDHSPENTIQGCQSQVWIVMNQTDGGVIELQGDSDAAIVKGLVAVVFILYHQMSAQDIVAFDVRPWFEKMALTQHLTPSRSQGLEAMIRAIRNKASNIS is encoded by the coding sequence ATGGCCGCGTTGCCGGACAGAGATAAGCTGTTGCGTAACTTTAGTCGTTGCGCCAACTGGGAAGAGAAATACCTGTACATTATTGAGCTGGGCCAGCGTTTGCCTGCCCTCAGCGAAGAGGATCACAGTCCGGAGAATACGATTCAGGGCTGTCAAAGCCAGGTGTGGATCGTGATGAATCAGACCGACGGCGGCGTGATAGAACTGCAGGGCGACAGCGATGCGGCCATTGTTAAAGGGCTGGTTGCCGTTGTTTTCATCCTCTATCACCAGATGTCCGCTCAGGACATTGTGGCTTTTGACGTGCGTCCGTGGTTTGAAAAAATGGCCCTGACTCAGCACTTAACGCCTTCGCGTTCTCAGGGGCTGGAAGCGATGATCCGCGCAATCCGCAACAAAGCGTCCAACATTAGCTAA
- a CDS encoding Methionine ABC transporter substrate-binding protein yields the protein MKKTLTLIAAATLSALSFASWADTLTVGASNTPHAEILEQAKPILAKQGIDLEIKPFQDYILPNTALAGRDIDANYFQHIPYLNSVLKDHAGDKDYDFVSAGAIHIEPIGIYSKKYKSLKDLPEGGKIIMRDAVSEEGRILSIFEKEGVIKLKPGIDKVTARISDIVENPKKLQFTPNVEASLLPQMYNNDEGAAVVINANYAIDAGLDPVHDPIAVESGENNPYANIITVHRGDEKKKDIVALVDVLHSKEIQDWIRTKYKGAVIPVNN from the coding sequence ATGAAAAAGACACTGACACTGATTGCCGCCGCAACCCTGAGCGCCCTGAGCTTTGCCTCCTGGGCGGATACGTTGACCGTTGGCGCATCCAACACCCCGCACGCTGAAATTCTGGAGCAGGCGAAACCGATTCTGGCGAAACAGGGTATCGATCTGGAGATCAAACCTTTCCAGGACTACATCCTGCCAAACACTGCGCTGGCGGGACGTGACATCGACGCGAACTACTTCCAGCACATCCCTTACCTGAACAGCGTGCTGAAAGACCATGCAGGCGACAAAGATTACGATTTCGTCAGTGCCGGTGCTATTCACATTGAGCCGATTGGTATCTACTCCAAAAAATACAAATCGCTGAAAGACCTGCCAGAAGGCGGCAAAATCATCATGCGTGATGCGGTGTCTGAAGAGGGGCGTATTCTCTCTATCTTCGAGAAAGAGGGCGTGATTAAGCTCAAACCTGGCATCGACAAAGTGACCGCGCGCATCAGCGACATCGTGGAAAACCCGAAAAAACTGCAGTTCACCCCGAACGTCGAAGCCTCTCTGCTGCCGCAGATGTATAACAACGACGAAGGCGCTGCGGTGGTGATCAACGCCAACTACGCCATCGATGCCGGTCTCGACCCGGTTCACGACCCGATTGCGGTAGAAAGCGGTGAGAACAACCCGTACGCGAACATCATCACCGTGCATCGCGGCGACGAGAAGAAGAAAGATATCGTCGCGCTGGTGGACGTGCTGCACTCCAAAGAGATTCAGGACTGGATCCGCACCAAATACAAAGGCGCTGTGATTCCAGTCAATAACTAA
- a CDS encoding Cystathionine gamma-lyase: MMKNLATLSVHSGEFNDQHGAVMPPIYATSTFAQPAPGEHTGYEYSRSGNPTRHALETAIAELESGTRGYAFASGLAAISTVLELLDKDSHIVAIDDVYGGTYRLIENVRKRSTGLQVSWVKPGDLAALEAAIRPDTKMIWVETPTNPLLKLADLAGIAEIARRHNIISVADNTFASPVIHRPLEFGFDIVVHSATKYLNGHSDVVAGLAVVGENSELADQLGYLQNAVGGVLDPFSSFLTLRGIRTLALRVEKHSANALAIAQWLEQHPQVEKVWFPWLESHPHYQLAREQMALPGGMISVVVKGDAQQATVIIRKLKLFTLAESLGGVESLVSQPYSMTHASIPLEQRLANGIVPQLIRLSVGIEDANDLIADLEQALKN; the protein is encoded by the coding sequence ATGATGAAAAACCTGGCAACCCTTAGCGTCCACAGCGGCGAGTTTAACGATCAGCACGGGGCGGTGATGCCGCCGATTTACGCGACCTCGACGTTTGCGCAACCGGCACCTGGCGAACATACGGGCTACGAATACTCGCGCAGCGGCAACCCAACGCGCCACGCCCTGGAAACGGCGATTGCTGAACTGGAAAGCGGCACGCGCGGATATGCTTTTGCATCCGGTCTGGCGGCGATTTCCACCGTGCTGGAACTGCTGGACAAAGACAGCCATATCGTCGCCATTGACGATGTGTATGGCGGCACATATCGCCTGATCGAAAATGTGCGCAAACGCAGCACCGGCCTGCAGGTGAGCTGGGTAAAACCGGGGGATTTGGCGGCACTGGAGGCGGCTATTCGCCCCGACACTAAAATGATTTGGGTAGAGACGCCGACCAATCCGCTGCTGAAACTGGCGGATCTCGCCGGAATTGCTGAGATCGCGCGCCGCCACAACATCATCAGCGTGGCGGATAATACCTTTGCCTCGCCGGTGATTCATCGCCCGCTGGAGTTTGGCTTTGATATCGTCGTGCATTCTGCAACCAAATATCTCAACGGCCATTCTGATGTGGTGGCGGGCCTGGCGGTAGTAGGCGAGAACAGTGAACTGGCTGACCAGCTGGGTTATCTGCAAAACGCCGTCGGCGGTGTGCTCGACCCCTTCAGCAGTTTCCTGACGCTACGCGGGATTCGCACCCTCGCCTTGCGCGTCGAAAAACACAGCGCCAATGCGCTGGCGATTGCGCAATGGCTGGAGCAGCACCCACAGGTTGAAAAAGTGTGGTTCCCGTGGCTGGAATCGCATCCACATTATCAGCTGGCACGTGAACAGATGGCGTTGCCGGGCGGGATGATTTCTGTGGTGGTAAAAGGCGATGCGCAACAGGCCACCGTCATTATCCGCAAGCTGAAACTGTTCACTCTTGCAGAGAGCCTGGGCGGTGTTGAAAGCCTGGTCAGCCAGCCGTACAGCATGACCCACGCGTCTATTCCGCTTGAGCAGCGTTTAGCCAATGGCATTGTTCCGCAGCTGATTCGTCTGTCCGTTGGGATTGAAGATGCGAACGATTTAATTGCCGACCTTGAGCAAGCGCTGAAAAACTAA